A genomic segment from Neodiprion lecontei isolate iyNeoLeco1 chromosome 1, iyNeoLeco1.1, whole genome shotgun sequence encodes:
- the LOC107220402 gene encoding phosphatidylinositol 3,4,5-trisphosphate 3-phosphatase and dual-specificity protein phosphatase PTEN isoform X9 encodes MLCELMGICFSCRRPTSSRINNKISEHISASVTPLHVCLEEQRGPELGSCVVTARKPQFAQVKGVGDSGGARGRGGGGGEEGGEEGGGGGGERGEGEGGKEADTEGGREGELRHNQLSMANTISNMKMTNPIKGLVSKRRKRFTEDGFNLDLTYIKGNLIAMGFPAEKLEGVYRNHIDDVVKFLESKHKDHYKIYNLCSERSYDGKKFKLRVATYAFDDHNPPMLSQIRPFCEDVHTWLSQHRENVAVVHCKAGKGRTGVMVCCYLLHSKQFSTATDALNYYGIKRTHDRKGVTIPSQRRYVGYYASLIQEELLYEPVHLTLQQIRLDPVPTFNGGQGYLFFEISASNEKLFISDDYEVRKGMPSLRMPVKPVSLCGDIRIDFFHKPKMKRKEKMFHFWFNTFFVREHVATHYDNGDIPVEKRSTRALSCDGTAMELPMVTAHTKPRTGSLTSLGPMPPSLVLNIDKAGLDDAHKDKHHKLYSADFKSYIQCSLR; translated from the exons ATGCTCTGCGAATTGATGGGTATATGCTTTTCCTGCAGGAGACCCACTAGCAGCCgaatcaataataaaatatctgaGCATATCTCTGCATCGGTAACACCCCTCCATGTTTGTCTGGAGGAGCAAAGAGGACCAGAACTGGGCTCCTGTGTCGTCACAGCTCGGAAGCCACAG TTTGCACAGGTTAAGGGTGTTGGGGATAGTGGTGGAGcaagaggacgaggaggaggagggggagaaGAAGGTGGAGAAGAAGGTGGAGGTGGCGGTGGGGAaagaggagaaggagaaggaggaaaagaGGCTGACACAGAGGGCGGTAGGGAGGGTGAGCTAAGACACAACCAATTGAGCATGGCAAATACCATCAGCAATATGAAGATGACCAACCCTATCAAAGGGCTAGTCAGCAAGCGTAGGAAACGCTTTACCGAAGATGGCTTCAATCTTGATCTCACAT ATATAAAAGGTAACTTGATCGCTATGGGTTTCCCTGCTGAGAAGCTGGAAGGAGTTTACCGAAACCATATTGATGATGTTGTTAAATTCCTTGAATCCAAGCACAAAGATCACTATAAAATTTACAACCT TTGCTCGGAAAGGTCATATGATGGTAAGAAGTTTAAATTAAGAGTGGCTACTTATGCATTTGATGACCATAATCCACCAATGCTATCACAAATCAGGCCATTCTGCGAAGATGTTCACACTTGGTTATCCCAGCATAGAGAAAATGTAGCAGTGGTTCACTGTAAAGCAGGAAAAGGTCGTACGGGTGTCATGGTATGCTGTTATCTTTTACATAGCAAGCAGTTCAGTACAGCTACAGATGCCCTTAATTATTATGGAATCAAGAGGACACATGATAG AAAAGGAGTAACGATACCATCGCAAAGGAGGTACGTGGGTTACTATGCTTCCCTAATTCAGGAAGAGCTCCTCTACGAACCCGTTCATCTGACTCTACAGCAAATTAGACTGGATCCTGTTCCAACATTTAATGGCGGCCAGGGAT ATCTTTTTTTCGAGATATCTGCATCTAATGAGAAGTTATTCATTTCGGATGACTACGAAGTTAGAAAAGGCATGCCTTCTCTACGCATGCCAGTCAAACCAGTCTCGCTCTGTGGGGATATTCGAATAGACTTCTTCCACAAGccaaaaatgaaacgaaag GAGAAGATGTTTCATTTTTGGTTCAACACATTTTTTGTGCGTGAACATGTGGCTACACACTACGACAACGGAGATATACCAGTAGAGAAGAGATCCACACGAGCTTTGAGTTGTGATGGAACAGCCATGGAATTACCAATGGTTACAGCTCATACCAAGCCACGAACGGGCTCGTTGACTAGCCTTGGCCCTATGCCGCCGTCCCTAGTCTTGAACATAGACAAGGCAGGATTGGATGATGCTCATAAAGATAAGCATCACAAGCTGTATAGTGCGGATTTCAAA
- the LOC107220402 gene encoding phosphatidylinositol 3,4,5-trisphosphate 3-phosphatase and dual-specificity protein phosphatase PTEN isoform X8: MLCELMGICFSCRRPTSSRINNKISEHISASVTPLHVCLEEQRGPELGSCVVTARKPQFAQVKGVGDSGGARGRGGGGGEEGGEEGGGGGGERGEGEGGKEADTEGGREGELRHNQLSMANTISNMKMTNPIKGLVSKRRKRFTEDGFNLDLTYIKGNLIAMGFPAEKLEGVYRNHIDDVVKFLESKHKDHYKIYNLCSERSYDGKKFKLRVATYAFDDHNPPMLSQIRPFCEDVHTWLSQHRENVAVVHCKAGKGRTGVMVCCYLLHSKQFSTATDALNYYGIKRTHDRKGVTIPSQRRYVGYYASLIQEELLYEPVHLTLQQIRLDPVPTFNGGQGYLFFEISASNEKLFISDDYEVRKGMPSLRMPVKPVSLCGDIRIDFFHKPKMKRKEKMFHFWFNTFFVREHVATHYDNGDIPVEKRSTRALSCDGTAMELPMVTAHTKPRTGSLTSLGPMPPSLVLNIDKAGLDDAHKDKHHKLYSADFKFEMRELTSDKL, encoded by the exons ATGCTCTGCGAATTGATGGGTATATGCTTTTCCTGCAGGAGACCCACTAGCAGCCgaatcaataataaaatatctgaGCATATCTCTGCATCGGTAACACCCCTCCATGTTTGTCTGGAGGAGCAAAGAGGACCAGAACTGGGCTCCTGTGTCGTCACAGCTCGGAAGCCACAG TTTGCACAGGTTAAGGGTGTTGGGGATAGTGGTGGAGcaagaggacgaggaggaggagggggagaaGAAGGTGGAGAAGAAGGTGGAGGTGGCGGTGGGGAaagaggagaaggagaaggaggaaaagaGGCTGACACAGAGGGCGGTAGGGAGGGTGAGCTAAGACACAACCAATTGAGCATGGCAAATACCATCAGCAATATGAAGATGACCAACCCTATCAAAGGGCTAGTCAGCAAGCGTAGGAAACGCTTTACCGAAGATGGCTTCAATCTTGATCTCACAT ATATAAAAGGTAACTTGATCGCTATGGGTTTCCCTGCTGAGAAGCTGGAAGGAGTTTACCGAAACCATATTGATGATGTTGTTAAATTCCTTGAATCCAAGCACAAAGATCACTATAAAATTTACAACCT TTGCTCGGAAAGGTCATATGATGGTAAGAAGTTTAAATTAAGAGTGGCTACTTATGCATTTGATGACCATAATCCACCAATGCTATCACAAATCAGGCCATTCTGCGAAGATGTTCACACTTGGTTATCCCAGCATAGAGAAAATGTAGCAGTGGTTCACTGTAAAGCAGGAAAAGGTCGTACGGGTGTCATGGTATGCTGTTATCTTTTACATAGCAAGCAGTTCAGTACAGCTACAGATGCCCTTAATTATTATGGAATCAAGAGGACACATGATAG AAAAGGAGTAACGATACCATCGCAAAGGAGGTACGTGGGTTACTATGCTTCCCTAATTCAGGAAGAGCTCCTCTACGAACCCGTTCATCTGACTCTACAGCAAATTAGACTGGATCCTGTTCCAACATTTAATGGCGGCCAGGGAT ATCTTTTTTTCGAGATATCTGCATCTAATGAGAAGTTATTCATTTCGGATGACTACGAAGTTAGAAAAGGCATGCCTTCTCTACGCATGCCAGTCAAACCAGTCTCGCTCTGTGGGGATATTCGAATAGACTTCTTCCACAAGccaaaaatgaaacgaaag GAGAAGATGTTTCATTTTTGGTTCAACACATTTTTTGTGCGTGAACATGTGGCTACACACTACGACAACGGAGATATACCAGTAGAGAAGAGATCCACACGAGCTTTGAGTTGTGATGGAACAGCCATGGAATTACCAATGGTTACAGCTCATACCAAGCCACGAACGGGCTCGTTGACTAGCCTTGGCCCTATGCCGCCGTCCCTAGTCTTGAACATAGACAAGGCAGGATTGGATGATGCTCATAAAGATAAGCATCACAAGCTGTATAGTGCGGATTTCAAA